A genomic region of Ficedula albicollis isolate OC2 chromosome 12, FicAlb1.5, whole genome shotgun sequence contains the following coding sequences:
- the UBA7 gene encoding ubiquitin-like modifier-activating enzyme 7 isoform X2 — MAGSEEEARYSRQLYVLGGGARRLPGAAVLVSGLRGTGAQVATALVLAGTGRVVLHDCDAACTADRAHQFLLGESDLGQNRAEASQRALAELNPHVVVETHSGELSEAFLASFQVVVLTESPLEEQLRIGNFCHAQGICFIVADTKGLAGQLFCDFGEHFVIDDPAEEDPVSAAVQHISQGSPGVVTCMGTEDFQDGDLVTFSGVQGMTELNSQEPVPVRVLDTSRLEISDTSSFSPYRCGGLVSRVRPEECSHKPLCQALEEPKIEVANPEDKPRSRSLHAAFQALHAFRRERGRLPRPRAPAEAERVLELARSLGAQQGPLDENIVRAFASVSAGDLCPVAAVLGALAAQEVLKAITRKFQPLNQWLYFDALECLALPGAAELTETDCAPRGSRYDGQTAVFGANFQEKLGRQKYLVVGAGAIGCELLKNFAMMGLAAGPDGELIIADMDTVALSNLHRQLLYCSADISKPKSVVAAAAVQRMNPDVRVTPHQNQVGPATEMLYRDNFFRHLDGVASALDTIEARAYLERRCLRCHTPLLDSGTEGTQGNVLPMVPFLTEPLKPASTPRDGTFPLCTLRHFPRIIQHTLQWARDEFEGLFQLPAEQVNQFMEDPDFLKQQRPREVLEQVWNSLRERPRDWQDCVRWARRRWQSCYHDAIIQLLHIYPPEHETSPGVPFWAGDRTCPHPLTFNPDNDTHLDYVLAAAHLFAQVHRVSPCRDRAAIQAILRGVVLPPFVPQEGLQIPLTEEPAEQAHIPTDHRQLRQITQDLVQWRQDLVGNEELQAPLMEPIHFEKDNNVHIDFITAASNLRAENYSISPANWLTSKRIAGRIVPAIITSTAAVAGLACLEVYKLVWGCQDLSCYRNSNINLSACLLLRVQPPPAPTYWYGGREWSCWDRLEMQGVGADGQAVTVQEVLDWLQRTHGWTVTMLLCGDDVLYDSKADAETRAQQQAQRLSENFRDARKLQQQDLELLYICEGQDAEAEDTGPPLLCSLP, encoded by the exons GCATCCCAGCGGGCCCTGGCTGAGCTGAACCCCCATGTGGTGGTCGAAACTCACAGCGGGGAGCTGTCGGAGGCCTTCCTTGCCTCCTTCCAG GTGGTGGTGCTGACTGAGTCCCcgctggaggagcagctccgCATCGGGAACTTCTGCCATGCCCAGGGCATCTGCTTCATCGTGGCTGACACCAAGGGGCTGGCAGG GCAGCTGTTCTGTGACTTCGGGGAGCACTTTGTCATTGATGACCCAGCAGAAGAGGATCCAGtgtctgctgctgtgcagcacatATCCCAG GGCAGCCCAGGAGTGGTGACATGCATGGGGACAGAGGACTTCCAAGACGGTGACCTGGTGACGTTTTCTGGCGTGCAGGGGATGACAGAGCTGAACAGCCAGGAGCCGGTCCCTGTGCGTGTGCTCG ATACCTCCAGGCTGGAGATCAGTGACACCAGCTCCTTCTCACCCTACCGCTGCGGGGGTCTGGTGTCACGGGTGCGGCCCGAGGAGTGTTCCCAC aagcccctgtgccaggcactggAGGAGCCCAAAATCGAGGTGGCAAATCCCGAGGATAAGCCACGCAGCCGCAGCCTGCATGCCGCCTTCCAGGCCCTTCACGCTTTCCGCAGGGAGCGGGGCCGCCTGCCGCGGCCCAGGGCACCG gcGGAGGCCGAGCGGGTGCTGGAGCTGGCGCGGagcctgggagcacagcagggtcCCCTGGATGAGAACATCGTGCGCGCCTTCGCCAGCGTGAGTGCGGGGGACCTGTGCCCCGTGGCCGCCGTGCTCGGAGCGCTGGCGGCCCAGGAGGTGCTGAAG GCCATCACTCGGAAGTTCCAGCCCCTGAACCAGTGGTTGTACTTCGACGCCCTGGAGTGCCTGGCGCTGCCgggggcagcagagctgacagaGACCGATTGTGCCCCG AGAGGCTCTCGCTATGATGGCCAGACTGCCGTCTTCGGGGCCAATTTCCAGGAGAAGCTGGGCCGCCAGAAGTACCTGGTG GTGGGAGCTGGTGCCATCGGTTGCGAGCTGCTGAAAAACTTCGCCATGATGGGGCTGGCGGCGGGGCCAGACGGGGAACTCATCATCGCTGACATGGACACTGTCGCCCTCTCCAACCTCCATCGGCAGCTTCTCTATTGCTCAGCGGATATATCA AAGCCGAAGTCGGTGGTGGCCGCAGCAGCCGTGCAGCGCATGAACCCTGATGTCAGAGTGACACCTCACCAGAACCAGGTGGGACCTGCTACCGAGATGCTCTACAGGGACAACTTCTTCCGGCACCTGGATGGCGTTGCCAGCGCCCTGGACACAATAGAGGCCC gcGCCTATTTGGAGAGACGCTGTCTCCGTTGCCACACACCCCTGCTGGACTCGGGCAcggaggggacacaggggaacGTGCTGCCCATGGTACCATTCCTCACCGAGCCTCTGAAGccagccagcacccccagggatggcacTTTCCCCCTCTGCACCCTCCGGCACTTCCCCCGCATCAtccagcacacactgcag tgggCCCGTGATGAGTTTGAGGGGCTTTTCCAGCTACCTGCAGAACAAGTCAACCAGTTCATGGA GGACCCAGAtttcctgaagcagcagaggCCAAGGGAGGTCCTGGAGCAGGTGTGGAACAGCCTGCGGGAGCGGCCGCGGGACTGGCAGGACTGTGTGCGCTGGGCACGCCGGCGCTGGCAGAGCTGCTACCACGATGCCAtcatccagctgctgcacatcTACCCCCCGGAGCAT gaaaCCAGCCCGGGTGTCCCCTTctgggcaggggacaggacCTGTCCCCATCCACTGACATTCAACCCTGACAAT GACACCCACCTGGACTATGTCCTGGCCGCTGCCCATCTCTTTGCCCAAGTACACAGGGTGTCCCCATGCAGGGACCGGGCGGCCATCCAGGCCATCCTCCGTGGTGTGGTCCTGCCACCCTTTGTACCCCAGGAAGGGCTCCAGATCCCCCTCACAGAGGAacctgcagagcaggcacacaTTCCCACAG ATCACAGGCAGCTGAGACAGATTACCCAGGACCTGGTGCAGTGGAGACAGGATCTGGTGGGGAATGAGGAGTTACAAGCACCCTTGATGGAGCCCATCCACTTTGAGAAG GACAACAATGTCCACATAGACTTTATCACAGCAGCATCCAACCTGCGTGCAGAGAACTACAGCATCTCCCCTGCCAACTGGCTGACG AGCAAGCGAATTGCTGGGCGGATCGTGCCTGCCATCATCACCAGCACGGCAGCCGTGGCTGGGCTGGCGTGCCTTGAGGTCTACAAGCTGGTGTGGGGGTGCCAGGACCTCAGCTGCTACCGCAACAGCAACATCAACctgtctgcctgcctgctgctccgTGTCCAGCCCCCACCAGCCCCCACCTACTGG TACGGTGGGCgggagtggagctgctgggaccgGCTGGAGATGCAGGGAGTCGGCGCAGATGGGCAGGCAGTGACggtgcaggaggtgctggacTGGCTGCAG AGGACACATGGCTGGACTGTGACCATGCTCCTGTGTGGCGACGACGTGCTCTATGACAGCAAGGCAGATGCAGAGACACGggcccagcagcaggcacagag GTTATCAGAGAACTTCAGGGATGccaggaagctgcagcagcaggacctggagctgctgtatATATGCGAGGGACAGGATGCTGAGGCTGAAGATACCGGTCCCCCtctcctgtgctccctgccctga